TTTTTTAATATTTGTTGCCCGAACTGTATCAATTGCCTTAACTACAGCTATTTTATTTTTCACAGTAAGCTTGGTTGAGGCAGTTCTATGTGGAGATTGGGTGCCCGATTCTTTCTGAATTGAAATTGGTGCGGCCTTTTCCACTAAAGGGGGAATAAAATGATCCAGCGCATACAACTGAATCTTCTCCTCTTTAGTAAGCAATAAGCTCATAATAACAATAGCAACTGCTGCCGCTGCTGCAAACCAATATAAAGGAAACTTCCTTTTAACAGGTTTAATTTCCAGATGTTTTTCAATACTTGTCCAAAGCCCAGCAGAAGGTTCAATTTCTGCATTTTCAAACCGATCCTTAAACAGCTGATCCATTTCTTTATCCCGCATATGCTGTATGATTTATGTCTTCCATTCTAATAATTTCTTCCCTTAAAATTGCTCTGGCTCTAGACAACTGAGACTTACTAGCCCCTTCTGAAATACCAAGCGTTGCTGCAATTTCTTTATGTGTATAACCTTCAATTGCATACATATTAAAAACAATACGATAGCCATCAGATAGCTTTTGAATAATTCTCATGAGATCTTGAAGGCCAAGCCTGCTAAAATCAAAGTTAGTAGAAGGTTGTTCATGTGCTTCTTCAATCTGTACCAGGTTCATATTTTTCAGATTCTTTCTATAACTTTCGATTGCCGTATTAACCATAATCCTCCTGATCCATCCTTCAAAAGCACCCTCACCTCGATACTCTTTTATCTTTTCGAACACTTTAATATAAGCCAACTGCAATACATCTTCAGCCTCCATTTTATCTTTGGTATAGCGCATACAAATAGCCAGCATTTTAGCAGCCGTCTGTTTATAAAGCGCTTCCTGCATCTGCCGGTTACCGGCTTTGCATCCATTTAGCAGTTCATCTATTCTATATTGCGTCAATTCCATTTGTGTTTGATGTATAGAAGATGAAGGAATTATTGAAAAGGTTGCATGAGGTTAAAAAAATAGCTATAAATAAAAATAGCTCCTTAACAGGAGCTATCATAATATTTTGGGATTTACTTAGGAATCATGCTTTTTACGGTAATGCTTATACCATTTTACAGCCATCATAATCACAACCGCAAAAACAATTAAACCAATAAGACCATAAACCCAGTCGACCGCACTTTTTAAAACTACAGTAAATACAATTGCAACCAGCAAAATAGTAGCTACCTCATTCCATAAACGAAGTTGAAAAGAACTAATTTTACATTTACCATGCTTTAGCTGTCTCATGATATTCTGGCAAATAAAATGATACACCAATAAAGCAGCTACAAAACCTAGCTTTACATGGAACCAGGGCATAGTTAACAACCAGGGCCGTATACAAACCATCCCTACTCCTGCAAGTACGGTTAGTAGCATAGCAGGTGTAGTAATGATGTTCCAGAGCTTACGCTCTATTTTTTCATATTCCTTTTGAAGGATATTGCGTTCAATTTCAGGTCTGTCATTCGCCTCAGTATGATAAATGAATAAACGCACACTATAAAACAATCCTGCCATCCAACTTACCACAAAGATGATATGAACAGCCATGACGTATAAATAGTATTTCTCCATTAAGCTTAG
This is a stretch of genomic DNA from Candidatus Pedobacter colombiensis. It encodes these proteins:
- a CDS encoding RNA polymerase sigma factor; the protein is MELTQYRIDELLNGCKAGNRQMQEALYKQTAAKMLAICMRYTKDKMEAEDVLQLAYIKVFEKIKEYRGEGAFEGWIRRIMVNTAIESYRKNLKNMNLVQIEEAHEQPSTNFDFSRLGLQDLMRIIQKLSDGYRIVFNMYAIEGYTHKEIAATLGISEGASKSQLSRARAILREEIIRMEDINHTAYAG
- the hemJ gene encoding protoporphyrinogen oxidase HemJ; translated protein: MEKYYLYVMAVHIIFVVSWMAGLFYSVRLFIYHTEANDRPEIERNILQKEYEKIERKLWNIITTPAMLLTVLAGVGMVCIRPWLLTMPWFHVKLGFVAALLVYHFICQNIMRQLKHGKCKISSFQLRLWNEVATILLVAIVFTVVLKSAVDWVYGLIGLIVFAVVIMMAVKWYKHYRKKHDS